A stretch of Miscanthus floridulus cultivar M001 chromosome 13, ASM1932011v1, whole genome shotgun sequence DNA encodes these proteins:
- the LOC136502186 gene encoding pectinesterase inhibitor 28-like, with protein MAATTNTRKAALVLALLALLPPSILGARTRPSSPHHSQGHKRSPPPASPTPPPPAPAAPSEAAGLVRATCNSTAYYDLCMSTLGADPSSATADVRGLSSIAVSAAAVNASGGAATAVALATGGNTTTAVDGTVQALLRTCATKYGEARDTLSAARDSIAQQDYDYSSVHVSAAAEYPQVCRVLFQRQRPGEYPPELAAREETLRRLCTVALDIITLLSNNTN; from the coding sequence ATGGCAGCCACCACCAACACCAGGAAGGCAGCACTCGTGCTAGCCCTACTGGCACTCCTCCCTCCGAGCATCCTCGGTGCCCGCACCAGACCGTCGTCTCCGCACCACAGCCAGGGCCACAAGCGCTCGCCGCCTCCCGCTTCTCCTACTCCTCCGCCCCCAGCGCCCGCCGCACCCTCGGAGGCCGCCGGACTGGTTCGTGCCACGTGCAACTCGACGGCCTACTACGACCTATGCATGTCCACACTAGGCGCCGACCCGTCCAGCGCCACGGCCGACGTGCGAGGCCTCTCGTCCATCGCagtctccgccgccgccgtgaaCGCCTCGGGTGGCGCAGCCACGGCCGTCGCGCTCGCCACCGGCGGCAACACCACAACCGCCGTCGACGGCACCGTGCAGGCACTGCTCCGCACGTGCGCCACCAAGTATGGCGAGGCCCGGGACACGCTGTCGGCCGCCAGGGACTCCATAGCGCAGCAGGACTACGACTACTCGTCCGTGCACGTCAGCGCGGCCGCCGAGTACCCGCAGGTGTGCAGGGTGTTGTTCCAGCGGCAGAGGCCTGGGGAATACCCGCCGGAGCTGGCGGCCAGGGAGGAGACTCTCCGACGGCTTTGCACCGTGGCGCTAGACATCATCACGCTCCTCTCCAACAACACTAACTGA